One genomic window of Cricetulus griseus strain 17A/GY chromosome 3, alternate assembly CriGri-PICRH-1.0, whole genome shotgun sequence includes the following:
- the LOC118238449 gene encoding endogenous retrovirus group K member 7 Pro protein-like — translation MPQMNVQPVPIQSPGPLPPATIGLILGSGSLTLQGLIVYPGIVDPYHKEEFQVLCSSPRGVFSIKQGDRIAQLVLLPSLGDTETCTSQKRAMGSTGNDSAYLAIPLNERPTMKLLVNGKEFEGITDTGVDKSIISLHWWPKSWPTVVSSHSLQGLGYQSSPAVSAAALVWRSTEGRQGRFIPYVLPLPVNLWGRDVLQAMGMTLTNEYSPQASAIMTKMGYIPGRGLGRREQGRIEPIEQKGNQSRKGLGFI, via the coding sequence ATGCCCCAAATGAATGTTCAGCCGGTCCCAATCCAGTCTCCGGGGCCTTTACCCCCTGCTACCATTGGGCTCATTTTGGGCAGCGGTTCCTTGACCTTACAAGGACTTATTGTGTATCCTGGAATCGTGGATCCATATCATAAGGAAGAATTCCAGGTCCTCTGCTCCAGCCCTCGGGGCGTGTTCTCCATAAAGCAGGGAGATAGGATCGCACAATTAGTGCTACTGCCCTCCCTTGGGGATACAGAGACCTGCACCTCCCAAAAAAGAGCCATGGGGTCTACGGGTAATGATTCAGCATATCTGGCCATACCCCTAAATGAGAGACCAACTATGAAATTATTGGTTAACGGAAAAGAATTTGAGGGGATTACGGATACAGGGGTGGACAAAAGCATCATTTCATTGCATTGGTGGCCGAAATCCTGGCCTACTGTGGTTTCATCTCATTCTCTTCAAGGCCTTGGATATCAATCCTCTCCAGCCGTTAGTGCTGCGGCCCTGGTCTGGCGGAGCACTGAGGGCAGGCAGGGACGCTTTATCCCTTATGTTTTGCCCCTCCCGGTAAATTTGTGGGGGCGAGATGTGTTACAAGCCATGGGCATGACCCTGACCAATGAGTATTCCCCTCAGGCATCAGCTATAATGACAAAAATGGGCTATATACCAGGAAGGGGCCTGGGCAGAAGGGAGCAAGGTAGAATAGAGCCCATTGAACAAAAAGGGAATCAAAGTAGAAAAGGACTGGGTTTTATTTAG